The following are encoded in a window of Arthrobacter sp. NicSoilB4 genomic DNA:
- the acs gene encoding acetate--CoA ligase, whose protein sequence is MTTTLISPAPRTRPTAPEAAPATEAERLSFWEAAALRLDWEDAPGQDKPWHTTHRRVPADVDAGTGPDISWFEGGRLNVAYNCVDRHVAAGRGDKVALHFEGEPGDRRTISYAELQREVSRAANALLDLGVTKGDRVVIYLPVIPETVIITLAVARIGAIHSLVFGGFSAEALKFRVEDTLAKLLVTTDGQFRRGTAVPVKDNADAAVSGDNAIEHVLVVNRTTAPELLDTVPMTAGRDVWWHDAVGTASDVHDAEAFDAETPLFIMYTSGTTGKPKGLVHTSGGYLTQASWSFEHLFSNPDPALRDQDVHWCTADLAWVTAHTYELYGPLSNGATQVIFEGTPNTPHPGRHFEIIERYGVTQYYTAPTLVRSLMGWFPDGVPAGYDLSSIRLLGTVGEAVNPEAWRWLRDNVGAGTAPVVDTWWQSETGATILSPAPTDTEFKPGCAARPLPGVGTRIVDDAGNTVPPGVQGFIVVDAPGPAIARTVWGNPQRYFDSYWRQYAAQGWFLAGDGAKYDDDGDIWILGRVDDTLNVSGHLLSTIEIESALVSHPDVVEAGVCPVADPKTGHAIVAFVVLKDSAATEGIAAGLKAHVAKAIGPIAKPRDVVVVPDVPKTRSGKIMRRLLTQLFEGIALGDTTSLQNEPCIADIQDVLRIRNTQK, encoded by the coding sequence ATGACAACTACCCTTATCTCGCCTGCGCCCAGGACGCGCCCCACGGCCCCGGAGGCCGCCCCTGCCACCGAAGCCGAGCGTCTCTCCTTCTGGGAGGCGGCCGCCCTCCGGCTCGACTGGGAGGACGCGCCCGGGCAGGACAAGCCCTGGCACACCACCCACCGCCGCGTTCCGGCCGACGTCGATGCCGGCACCGGCCCGGACATCAGCTGGTTCGAGGGCGGAAGGCTCAACGTCGCCTACAACTGCGTCGACCGCCATGTAGCGGCGGGACGCGGGGACAAGGTGGCCCTGCACTTCGAGGGCGAGCCGGGCGACCGCCGCACCATCAGCTACGCCGAACTGCAGCGCGAGGTCTCCAGGGCCGCCAACGCGCTGCTGGACCTCGGCGTCACCAAGGGCGACCGGGTGGTCATCTACCTTCCGGTCATCCCCGAAACCGTGATCATCACGCTGGCTGTGGCCCGGATCGGCGCCATCCATTCGCTCGTCTTCGGCGGCTTTTCCGCCGAGGCGCTCAAGTTCCGGGTGGAGGACACCCTCGCCAAACTGCTGGTCACCACCGACGGCCAGTTCCGCCGCGGCACGGCCGTGCCGGTCAAGGACAACGCGGATGCGGCCGTGTCCGGGGACAACGCGATCGAACACGTCCTGGTGGTCAACCGCACCACCGCACCGGAACTTCTGGACACCGTCCCGATGACCGCGGGCCGCGACGTGTGGTGGCACGACGCCGTCGGGACCGCCTCCGATGTCCACGACGCCGAGGCGTTCGACGCCGAGACGCCGCTGTTCATCATGTACACCTCAGGCACCACCGGAAAGCCCAAGGGCCTGGTCCACACGTCCGGCGGCTACCTGACGCAGGCGTCCTGGAGCTTCGAGCACCTGTTCAGCAACCCGGACCCCGCGCTCCGGGACCAGGACGTGCACTGGTGCACGGCCGACCTCGCCTGGGTCACCGCCCACACCTACGAGCTGTACGGCCCGCTCTCCAACGGCGCCACCCAGGTGATCTTCGAGGGCACCCCCAACACCCCGCACCCGGGCCGGCACTTCGAAATCATCGAACGCTACGGCGTGACGCAGTACTACACCGCGCCCACCCTGGTCCGGTCCCTGATGGGCTGGTTCCCGGACGGCGTCCCGGCCGGCTACGACCTCTCCTCCATCCGGCTGCTCGGTACCGTCGGCGAGGCCGTGAACCCCGAGGCGTGGCGCTGGCTCAGGGACAACGTCGGAGCCGGCACGGCCCCCGTGGTGGACACCTGGTGGCAGTCGGAAACCGGCGCCACCATCCTCTCGCCTGCCCCGACTGACACGGAGTTCAAGCCCGGCTGCGCGGCCCGTCCGCTGCCCGGCGTCGGCACCCGGATCGTCGACGACGCCGGCAACACTGTGCCCCCGGGCGTTCAGGGCTTCATCGTGGTGGATGCCCCCGGCCCCGCGATCGCCCGGACCGTGTGGGGCAACCCGCAGCGCTACTTCGACTCCTACTGGCGGCAGTACGCGGCGCAGGGCTGGTTCCTCGCCGGCGACGGCGCCAAATACGACGACGACGGCGACATCTGGATTCTCGGGCGCGTGGATGACACCCTCAACGTCTCCGGGCACCTGCTCTCCACGATCGAGATCGAATCGGCCCTGGTCTCCCACCCGGACGTTGTGGAGGCTGGCGTCTGCCCGGTCGCGGACCCGAAGACCGGCCACGCGATCGTCGCTTTTGTCGTGCTGAAGGATTCGGCCGCGACGGAAGGCATCGCGGCCGGACTGAAGGCACACGTCGCGAAGGCGATCGGGCCGATCGCCAAGCCGCGCGACGTCGTCGTCGTTCCTGATGTGCCGAAGACCCGCAGCGGCAAGATCATGCGCCGGCTGCTGACCCAGCTGTTCGAAGGGATCGCGCTCGGGGACACCACCTCGCTCCAGAACGAACCATGCATCGCGGACATCCAGGATGTCCTGCGAATCCGCAATACCCAGAAGTAA
- a CDS encoding CoA-binding protein, which yields MAHVNDPAVLEKLMRTKGRWAIVGLSTNQWRAAYDTSLFIRDRLGMEIIPVNLPADPVHGETGYAALADIPAEKQPIDVVDCFVNSQKVGAVVDQAIAVGAKAIWMQLGVIDEAAAARAKAAGLDVIMNACPAQDARRFGL from the coding sequence ATGGCCCACGTCAACGATCCGGCAGTCCTCGAAAAACTCATGCGCACCAAGGGGCGGTGGGCCATTGTCGGCCTGTCAACGAATCAATGGCGTGCCGCCTATGACACGTCCCTGTTCATCCGGGACCGGCTCGGGATGGAGATTATCCCGGTGAATCTGCCCGCTGATCCCGTGCACGGGGAGACCGGCTACGCCGCCCTGGCCGACATCCCGGCCGAGAAGCAGCCGATCGACGTCGTCGACTGTTTTGTGAATTCCCAGAAAGTGGGGGCAGTAGTGGATCAGGCGATCGCCGTCGGCGCGAAGGCTATCTGGATGCAGCTGGGCGTCATCGATGAAGCGGCGGCGGCCCGCGCGAAGGCCGCCGGCCTCGACGTCATCATGAACGCTTGCCCGGCGCAGGACGCCAGGCGCTTCGGCCTCTGA
- a CDS encoding MmcQ/YjbR family DNA-binding protein: MDVAALRGICLGFPGAFEDFPFGPETSVFKVRAAVSGGAGHAAKMFALSAMDQHDFSVSLKCEPALAEQLRAAHPEITGAWHLNKKHWNGVRLDGSLPDSMVRDMVEDSYDLVVASLSRRQQEQLGWARLAGGRS, encoded by the coding sequence ATGGATGTAGCAGCACTCCGTGGAATTTGCCTTGGCTTTCCCGGCGCTTTCGAGGACTTCCCGTTCGGACCGGAAACGTCCGTCTTCAAGGTGCGGGCCGCAGTCTCCGGCGGGGCCGGCCACGCAGCCAAGATGTTCGCACTGTCCGCGATGGACCAGCACGATTTTTCCGTGAGCCTGAAATGCGAGCCTGCCCTGGCGGAGCAGCTGCGCGCCGCGCACCCGGAAATCACCGGGGCGTGGCACCTGAACAAAAAGCATTGGAACGGAGTGCGCCTGGACGGGTCCCTGCCCGATTCGATGGTGCGCGACATGGTCGAGGATTCGTACGACCTGGTGGTGGCTTCGCTGAGCCGGCGCCAGCAGGAGCAGCTGGGCTGGGCGCGGCTGGCCGGCGGCCGATCGTGA
- a CDS encoding DUF1990 domain-containing protein codes for MSARIAAGELNYAGIGSTEHGPPPADADCLVTHAFVGEGMATYRRVVQGMLTWQLQKRAGLRVRAESDVVVPGTRVVTGFGVGPFRLDAPCEVVWVRRPVPGGAPQSAGFGYGTLPGHPVRGEEAFEISVDAKGRVYIHITAFGGPSNWFYAAGGALTKRARAHITSRYIRSAQELAAGVD; via the coding sequence GTGAGCGCGCGGATCGCGGCCGGGGAGCTGAACTATGCAGGGATCGGTTCCACGGAGCATGGGCCTCCGCCCGCAGACGCCGACTGCCTGGTCACCCATGCCTTTGTGGGCGAGGGAATGGCCACGTATCGCCGCGTGGTCCAGGGCATGCTGACCTGGCAGCTGCAGAAGCGGGCGGGGCTGCGGGTCCGCGCGGAATCCGACGTCGTGGTCCCCGGCACTCGCGTGGTGACCGGCTTCGGCGTCGGGCCGTTCCGGCTGGACGCACCCTGCGAGGTGGTCTGGGTCCGGCGCCCGGTGCCCGGCGGCGCCCCGCAGTCCGCCGGATTTGGCTACGGGACCCTTCCCGGGCATCCGGTCCGCGGTGAGGAAGCATTCGAGATTTCCGTCGATGCGAAGGGCCGGGTCTACATCCACATCACGGCGTTCGGTGGGCCGTCCAACTGGTTCTACGCGGCGGGCGGCGCCCTGACGAAGCGGGCGCGGGCTCACATCACTTCCCGTTACATTAGGAGTGCACAGGAACTGGCCGCAGGTGTGGACTGA
- a CDS encoding putative quinol monooxygenase translates to MIFIVVKFKVKPDWSERWLGLVEDFTRATRQEPGNLWFDWSRSVEDPNEFVLVEAFKDDAAGDHVNSAHFKKAMADMPQALAETPRIISRQLDGEGWDRMGELTI, encoded by the coding sequence GTGATCTTCATCGTCGTCAAATTCAAGGTAAAGCCCGACTGGTCAGAGCGCTGGCTCGGGCTCGTGGAGGACTTCACCCGGGCCACCCGTCAGGAACCCGGGAACCTCTGGTTCGACTGGTCCCGCAGTGTGGAGGACCCCAACGAATTTGTCCTGGTCGAGGCCTTCAAGGACGACGCCGCCGGGGACCATGTCAACAGCGCCCACTTCAAGAAGGCCATGGCGGACATGCCCCAGGCCCTGGCCGAAACACCCCGGATCATCAGCCGCCAGCTCGACGGCGAGGGCTGGGACCGGATGGGCGAACTCACCATCTGA
- a CDS encoding DUF503 domain-containing protein, producing MWIGWIEFDVLLGDVHSLKEKRSVVRPVLAELKRRFDVSVTEAGLQDQYRRALIGVGLVAADRAHLVEVLAAVERFVAARPELELLSARQRELRSDD from the coding sequence ATGTGGATCGGCTGGATTGAATTCGATGTCCTCCTCGGCGATGTCCACAGCCTGAAGGAGAAACGCTCCGTGGTGCGCCCGGTGCTGGCCGAGCTCAAGCGCCGCTTCGACGTTTCCGTGACCGAGGCCGGACTGCAGGACCAGTACCGGCGGGCCCTGATTGGTGTGGGGCTGGTCGCGGCGGACCGTGCGCATCTCGTCGAGGTGCTTGCCGCCGTCGAACGCTTTGTGGCCGCGCGGCCCGAACTGGAACTGCTCAGCGCCCGCCAGCGCGAACTCCGCAGCGACGATTAA
- the purL gene encoding phosphoribosylformylglycinamidine synthase subunit PurL produces the protein MTETSTGRTAGTATESKKFNIDTVENAAKTPDVELPWAELGLKQNEFDEVVKVLGRRPTGAELAMYSVMWSEHCSYKSSKNHLRQFGDKVTDEMKKDMLVGIGENAGVTNLGDGWAVTFKIESHNSPSFVEPYQGAATGIGGIVRDIISMGARPVAVMDPLRFGAIDHPDTARVMHGAVAGIGGYGNSLGLPNIGGEMVFDSVYQGNPLVNALAVGVMRHEDIRLANASGKGNKVVLFGARTGGDGIGGASVLASESFDDTKPSKRPAVQVGDPFAEKVLIECCLELFKGSLVEGIQDLGAAGISCATSELASNGDGGMEVELTSVLLRDPTLTPGEILMSESQERMMAVVTPENIAAFEAVMDKWAVEYSWLGEVTDTGRLIITWEGEVIVDVDPRTVAHDGPVYDRPYARPEWQDAVQADVFTGSVQDAGRPSAPAELAAAITELVASPNMCSKSWITNQYDRYVGGNTAMAFPDDAGVVRVDEETGLGVALATDANGRYTYLDPYHGAQLALAEAYRNVATSGAVPMAVSDCLNFGSPEDPDVMWQLAEAIRGLSDACMVLGIPVTGGNVSLYNQTGTTPIHPSPVVAVLGKFDDVARRTPSGWKEDGQAIYLLGTTAAELDGSEWSNMRGHLGGLPPKVDLAAERELGEILINASRDGMVDSAHDLSEGGLAAALVESSLRYGVGARIALQDVLDRDGVDLFTALFSETQGRAIVAVPRSEEIRFKDMCTARGFAHIRIGVVDAEGGTLEINGVETLNLGSLREAHEATLPKYFG, from the coding sequence GCCGGCACCGCCACCGAGTCCAAGAAGTTCAACATCGACACCGTCGAGAACGCGGCCAAGACCCCGGACGTGGAGCTCCCCTGGGCCGAGCTGGGCCTGAAGCAGAACGAGTTCGACGAGGTCGTCAAGGTCCTGGGCCGCCGCCCCACCGGCGCCGAGCTCGCCATGTACTCCGTTATGTGGAGCGAGCACTGCTCCTACAAATCCTCGAAGAACCACCTGCGCCAGTTCGGCGACAAGGTGACCGACGAGATGAAAAAGGACATGCTCGTGGGCATCGGCGAAAACGCCGGCGTCACCAACCTGGGCGACGGCTGGGCCGTGACGTTCAAGATCGAGTCCCACAACTCGCCGTCGTTCGTGGAGCCCTACCAGGGCGCGGCAACCGGCATCGGCGGCATTGTCCGCGACATCATCTCCATGGGCGCCCGCCCGGTGGCCGTCATGGACCCGCTGCGCTTCGGCGCCATCGACCACCCGGACACCGCCCGCGTTATGCACGGCGCCGTGGCCGGGATTGGCGGCTACGGCAACTCGCTGGGCCTGCCCAACATCGGCGGCGAAATGGTCTTCGACTCCGTCTACCAGGGCAACCCGCTGGTCAACGCCCTGGCAGTCGGCGTGATGCGCCACGAGGACATCCGCCTCGCCAACGCCTCCGGCAAGGGCAACAAGGTGGTGCTCTTCGGTGCCCGCACCGGCGGCGACGGCATCGGCGGCGCCTCCGTGCTGGCCTCGGAGTCCTTCGACGACACCAAGCCGTCCAAGCGCCCCGCTGTCCAGGTGGGCGACCCCTTCGCCGAGAAGGTCCTGATCGAGTGCTGCCTCGAGCTGTTCAAGGGCTCCCTCGTGGAGGGCATCCAGGACCTCGGTGCCGCAGGCATTTCCTGCGCCACGTCCGAGCTCGCCTCCAACGGCGACGGCGGCATGGAAGTCGAGCTGACCTCGGTCCTGCTGCGTGACCCCACCCTGACCCCGGGCGAAATCCTGATGTCCGAGTCGCAGGAACGCATGATGGCCGTGGTCACCCCCGAGAACATCGCCGCGTTCGAAGCGGTCATGGACAAGTGGGCCGTGGAGTACTCCTGGCTGGGCGAGGTGACCGACACCGGCCGCCTGATCATCACGTGGGAAGGCGAAGTCATCGTCGACGTCGACCCGCGCACGGTCGCCCACGACGGTCCGGTCTACGACCGCCCCTACGCCCGCCCGGAGTGGCAGGACGCCGTGCAGGCCGATGTCTTCACCGGGTCCGTGCAGGATGCCGGACGCCCCTCAGCCCCGGCTGAACTGGCCGCCGCCATCACCGAACTCGTTGCCTCTCCGAACATGTGCAGCAAGTCCTGGATCACCAACCAGTACGACCGCTACGTCGGCGGCAACACCGCCATGGCGTTCCCGGACGACGCCGGAGTGGTCCGGGTGGACGAGGAAACCGGCCTTGGCGTGGCCCTGGCCACCGACGCCAACGGCCGCTACACCTACCTCGATCCGTACCACGGCGCGCAGCTGGCCCTCGCCGAGGCGTACCGCAACGTCGCCACCTCCGGCGCCGTGCCGATGGCGGTCAGCGACTGCCTGAACTTCGGCTCCCCCGAGGACCCCGACGTCATGTGGCAGCTCGCCGAAGCAATCCGCGGCCTGTCCGACGCCTGCATGGTGCTCGGCATCCCGGTCACCGGCGGCAACGTCTCGCTGTACAACCAGACCGGCACCACGCCCATCCACCCCTCCCCCGTGGTTGCTGTGCTCGGCAAGTTCGACGACGTCGCGCGCCGCACGCCGTCGGGCTGGAAGGAAGACGGCCAGGCCATCTACCTGCTCGGCACGACGGCGGCGGAACTGGACGGTTCGGAGTGGTCCAACATGCGCGGCCACCTCGGCGGGCTGCCGCCCAAGGTTGACCTGGCCGCCGAACGCGAACTGGGCGAGATCCTGATCAACGCCTCCCGCGACGGCATGGTGGACTCCGCTCACGACCTCTCCGAAGGCGGCCTCGCGGCAGCCCTCGTGGAGTCCTCGCTGCGCTACGGCGTGGGTGCCCGGATCGCCCTGCAGGACGTCCTGGACCGCGACGGGGTGGACCTGTTCACGGCGCTGTTCTCCGAGACGCAGGGCCGGGCCATTGTGGCCGTGCCCCGCTCCGAAGAGATCCGCTTCAAGGACATGTGCACCGCGCGCGGCTTCGCACACATCCGGATCGGCGTTGTGGACGCCGAGGGCGGCACGCTGGAGATCAACGGCGTCGAGACCCTGAACCTCGGGTCCCTCCGCGAAGCCCACGAGGCCACCCTGCCGAAGTACTTCGGCTAG